The Raphanus sativus cultivar WK10039 chromosome 2, ASM80110v3, whole genome shotgun sequence genome includes a region encoding these proteins:
- the LOC108822688 gene encoding uncharacterized protein LOC108822688 — MFSAASESLPLDYYLQTSFSYYIFNNRESNGRLARQQRRIIRASCEAPQQDIQYTQDTILPAQDDNIYVADSERANRRTCIPLEDMYLNNMARLKPPRSCDLPNVQHLCKNCY, encoded by the exons ATGTTCTCAGCGGCATCAGAGTCTCTGCCACTTGATTATTATCTCCAAACCTCATtctcttattatattttcaataacagag AATCTAATGGGAGGCTTGCCCGTCAGCAACGAAGAATAATCCGCGCAAGTTGCGAGGCACCCCAGCAAGACATACAATACACCCAAGACACTATCCTTCCTGCTCAAGATGACAACATCTATGTTGCTGACTCAGAGCGAG CTAACAGGAGGACATGTATTCCTCTGGAGGACATGTATCTAAACAACATGGCAAGACTCAAACCACCACGAAGTTGCGACCTCCCAAACGTCCAACATCTATGCAAGAATTGTTACTAA